From one Candidatus Saccharimonadales bacterium genomic stretch:
- a CDS encoding co-chaperone GroES yields the protein MSVNIKPLNDRIVAQPVQSQAKTASGLYLPDSAREKSQVAKVVAVGSSVKSVKVGDNILYREYSATEFQMDSEKYLVIKEEDILATVTNK from the coding sequence ATGAGTGTAAACATAAAGCCGCTCAATGACCGGATCGTTGCTCAACCGGTACAGTCACAGGCTAAGACGGCGTCTGGACTTTACCTACCTGACAGCGCCAGAGAAAAATCACAGGTTGCCAAGGTAGTCGCCGTTGGATCTAGTGTGAAGAGTGTCAAGGTGGGTGACAATATACTTTACCGAGAGTACAGTGCTACTGAGTTTCAGATGGACAGTGAGAAGTACCTAGTCATTAAAGAGGAAGACATCCTCGCGACTGTTACGAATAAGTAA